The Canis lupus dingo isolate Sandy chromosome 8, ASM325472v2, whole genome shotgun sequence genome has a segment encoding these proteins:
- the LOC112657481 gene encoding LOW QUALITY PROTEIN: alpha-1-antiproteinase-like (The sequence of the model RefSeq protein was modified relative to this genomic sequence to represent the inferred CDS: inserted 1 base in 1 codon): MPSSIPWVLLLLAGLCYQVPGSLLAPRQDHSLHQHGRFPNIATKLDNFAFSLYRRLAPKSNNNIFFSPVSIATAFTKLSLGTKGNTGTQILQGLDFNFKETAKANTHNXLQHFLDTFNLSASQFQLTSTSVLFMDKNLKQVHEFLEDVTKLYHFSVNFRDTEEATKQINQYIEKGTQGKIVDLVQDLDRDTTLILVNYILFPGKWEDNFKFEHIVEGNFYVSENTKIKVLMMSRLGMFDLHWEKELSSWLLRQSCQGRVSAFLILPNLRKRQQLESKLAKEVLAKFLEKRQARSASLRLPKLSISGTYDLKSVLSKMGITKVFSAEADLSEITEEGPLMLSKAMHKAMLSIDENVTEYSGVIPSEENTWSKHLSILFNWPFLVIIKDENTNIPLFMGKMVNPMQK; this comes from the exons ATGCCATCCTCCATCCCCTGGGTTCTCCTCCTGCTGGCAGGTCTGTGCTATCAGGTTCCTGGCTCCCTGCTCGCCCCCAGGCAGGATCACAGTCTCCATCAGCATGGACGCTTCCCCAACATAGCCACCAAACTGGACAACTTTGCCTTCAGCCTGTACCGCAGACTGGCCCCAAAATCCAACAACAACATCTTCTTCTCCCCCGTGAGCATCGCTACAGCCTTCACAAAGCTCTCCCTGGGGACCAAAGGGAACACTGGCACCCAGATCCTACAGGGCCTAGATTTTAACTTCAAGGAGACAGCTAAGGCCAATACCCACA GCTTGCAGCATTTCCTTGACACCTTCAACTTGTCAGCCAGCCAGTTCCAGCTGACCAGCACAAGTGTGTTATTCATGGATAAAAATCTGAAGCAAGTGCATGAGTTTTTGGAGGATGTCACAAAGCTGTATCACTTCTCCGTCAacttcagagacacagaggaggccaCGAAACAGATCAACCAGTACATAGAGAAGGGAACCCAAGGAAAAATTGTGGATTTGGTCCAAGATCTTGACAGAGACACAACTCTTATTCTGGTGAATTACATTCT CTTTCCAGGCAAATGGGAGGATAACTTCAAGTTTGAGCACATCGTGGAAGGAAACTTCTACGTGAGTGAAAACACCAAAATCAAGGTGCTCATGATGAGCCGCCTGGGCATGTTTGACCTCCACTGGGAAAAGGAGCTTTCCAGTTGGCTGCTGAGGCAGAGCTGCCAGGGCAGAGTCAGCGCCTTCTTGATCCTGCCCAACCTCAGGAAGAGGCAGCAGCTGGAGAGCAAGCTGGCCAAGGAGGTCCTGGCCAAGTTCCTGGAAAAAAGACAAGCCAG GTCTGCCAGTTTGCGCTTGCCCAAACTGTCCATCTCTGGAACCTACGATCTGAAAAGCGTCCTGAGCAAAATGGGCATCACCAAGGTCTTCAGCGCCGAGGCTGACCTCTCTGAGATCACTGAGGAAGGGCCCTTGATGCTGTCCAAG GCCATGCATAAGGCTATGCTGAGCATCGATGAGAATGTAACAGAATATTCTGGAGTCATCCCTTCAGAAGAGAACAC